The following proteins are encoded in a genomic region of Thermostichus vulcanus str. 'Rupite':
- a CDS encoding phosphomannose isomerase type II C-terminal cupin domain: MLETPKPDLAPPDKLPVPLSAETLAQLIESNTESRPWGTFTVLEEGPGYKIKRIVVLPKHRLSLQMHYHRSEHWIVVAGTAKVTCGDEEKIITSNQSTYVPPCTQHRLENPGVIPLVIIEVQNGQYLGEDDIIRFSDDYARTNGSQPQKA; the protein is encoded by the coding sequence ATGCTGGAAACCCCTAAGCCAGACCTGGCTCCACCAGACAAACTCCCTGTTCCCCTCTCTGCCGAGACTTTGGCCCAGCTGATCGAGAGCAATACCGAAAGTCGACCCTGGGGCACCTTTACCGTGCTTGAGGAGGGCCCCGGCTATAAAATCAAGCGAATCGTGGTGTTGCCCAAACATCGCCTCAGCCTACAAATGCACTACCACCGCAGCGAACATTGGATTGTTGTGGCCGGCACCGCCAAAGTCACCTGTGGAGACGAAGAAAAAATCATCACCTCCAACCAATCCACCTATGTGCCCCCCTGCACCCAACATCGCTTAGAAAATCCGGGTGTCATTCCGCTGGTGATCATCGAAGTACAAAACGGTCAGTACTTGGGCGAGGACGACATCATTCGGTTTAGCGACGATTACGCCCGAACCAATGGCAGCCAACCCCAAAAAGCCTAA
- a CDS encoding ABC transporter ATP-binding protein, translated as MKALEAEHLKKSYQQGGKTVQAVVDVSLAIAAGEVLAFLGPNGAGKTTTIKMIAGLIRPDAGRVRIVGRDPHREEQALAQVGAVLEGNRNLYWRLTPLQNLEYFGVLRGLTAKTARQRGLELLETFGLMEKQGVAVQTLSRGMQQKLAIATALIHRPALLLLDEPTLGLDVEAAQTVKSLIRHIAAAGQAILLTTHQLDIAEVLSDQVAVIQQGVIIAQAPTRELIRHFAGAASTYHIELEQAIDSERATQLGSLGVVVEEPHRLRFTGSSEELYRILDKMNPIPLLSIKRAEADLTHVFLKLLRKGNRQG; from the coding sequence ATGAAAGCCCTAGAAGCCGAGCACCTGAAAAAGTCCTACCAACAGGGGGGCAAAACGGTACAGGCGGTGGTGGATGTCTCCTTGGCCATTGCAGCGGGGGAGGTTCTGGCTTTTTTGGGGCCTAATGGAGCGGGTAAAACCACCACGATTAAAATGATTGCTGGATTGATTCGCCCGGATGCCGGTAGGGTACGCATTGTCGGGCGGGATCCCCACCGAGAGGAACAGGCCCTGGCGCAGGTGGGCGCGGTGCTGGAGGGCAATCGGAACCTTTACTGGCGGCTTACCCCTCTGCAAAACTTGGAATACTTCGGCGTATTGCGGGGCCTAACAGCCAAAACCGCTCGGCAACGGGGATTGGAGCTGCTAGAAACCTTTGGGTTGATGGAAAAACAGGGGGTAGCGGTACAAACCCTTTCGCGGGGAATGCAACAAAAACTGGCGATTGCCACTGCCCTGATTCACCGTCCGGCTTTGCTGCTGTTGGATGAACCCACCTTGGGATTGGATGTGGAAGCAGCCCAAACCGTCAAGTCCCTGATTCGTCACATCGCTGCGGCGGGTCAGGCTATCCTGCTCACCACCCATCAATTGGATATTGCTGAAGTGCTCTCGGATCAGGTGGCCGTGATTCAACAGGGGGTGATTATCGCCCAAGCACCAACCCGCGAACTGATCCGACACTTTGCTGGCGCTGCCTCTACTTATCACATTGAGTTGGAACAAGCCATTGACAGTGAACGGGCTACTCAACTGGGATCCCTGGGCGTCGTGGTCGAGGAGCCCCATCGGTTGCGGTTCACCGGCTCCTCTGAGGAGTTGTATCGGATACTGGACAAAATGAACCCCATCCCCCTACTCAGCATTAAGCGAGCAGAAGCGGATCTCACCCATGTTTTTCTCAAGTTATTGAGAAAGGGAAATAGGCAGGGATGA
- a CDS encoding ABC transporter permease, producing the protein MIQLFLAELKRSWIQYIRYPVEALGGILITTFFFYALFVGAQYVAGPASQFGERLDAVVIGYVLWTLVIFIVNDIALNLQVEAQTGTLEQVLLSPFSAASIFLARACASFSLRFASVTAILLVILALTGSRLQFPPSLILPLASVVLGAYGFSFLLGSAALIFKRIQQLLIISQFGLLFLLATPTEEWQGSLKWVGQALPMTAGAGLLRDVMVRDVGLDGLRLLMALITGVVYFALGMVAFRWSVRVAKDRGILGSQ; encoded by the coding sequence ATGATCCAACTCTTTTTGGCCGAGTTAAAACGTTCCTGGATCCAATACATTCGCTATCCCGTTGAGGCCCTAGGTGGGATCCTGATCACCACGTTTTTCTTCTATGCCTTGTTTGTTGGGGCTCAATACGTGGCGGGGCCAGCCTCCCAATTTGGAGAACGCTTAGATGCTGTGGTGATTGGCTATGTGTTGTGGACGCTGGTGATCTTTATCGTTAATGATATTGCTTTGAATTTACAGGTCGAAGCCCAAACCGGAACCCTGGAGCAAGTCTTGCTATCCCCTTTCTCGGCAGCATCTATTTTTTTGGCCCGCGCCTGTGCCAGTTTTTCGTTGCGCTTCGCATCGGTCACGGCCATTTTGCTGGTGATTTTAGCGCTGACGGGCAGCCGACTACAGTTCCCTCCCAGTTTAATCTTGCCCCTCGCCAGTGTGGTATTGGGAGCTTACGGATTTTCTTTTTTGCTTGGATCTGCCGCCCTCATTTTCAAGCGGATTCAACAGCTTTTGATCATCAGCCAGTTTGGTTTGTTGTTTCTTTTGGCTACTCCTACCGAAGAATGGCAGGGATCCCTGAAATGGGTGGGGCAAGCGTTACCGATGACGGCAGGAGCTGGGCTGTTGCGGGATGTGATGGTACGGGATGTGGGCTTGGATGGGCTGCGACTGTTGATGGCTTTGATTACTGGGGTTGTGTATTTTGCTCTGGGGATGGTGGCCTTTCGCTGGTCAGTTCGGGTTGCCAAAGATCGCGGCATTCTGGGATCCCAGTAG